The Arctopsyche grandis isolate Sample6627 chromosome 12, ASM5162203v2, whole genome shotgun sequence genome includes the window tcaCGACTTAGCAAGCcagatacccaaaaaaccagtactgtacTGGTGAAATCAGTAAGAATGCTCGGCgatacaaaattacaaaaaccaTCAAACATTAAACAAACCCaaatcatatatttatgtgtgtgtgtagtttatttattgtattgtgttGTTGTTATAATCGCGTTAGCGTGatctttgttgttgtttttcgccgaatgtcaattttttacagggcttttatgtacaattttagtGAATACACATTGGTCTGGATACCTCTCACTTCGTATCCTTGCATCTCTACATGTGCATTCGAATTCATGAGACTACTACAGACCTTTGCCTTTCAATTTCGTCACGTTGAATTTGCTGCTGTCGTTTTAAGTTTTCGTCGCGGTTATTTTTCCAGCCCACGTGAAAGGATGAAGCAAATTGTgtagggtaaacggactattgcGCAAATTCACTCAAAtatcgatcacggaatatctcgagttctcgttagtacaatatttcacgtgGATGCCTTTCGATTGATGCAGTTTTGGGTGCtggatgttccgtgatcgagatgtTAGTAACGTGgtgagatcgctttttgtgTAGGTATGCCGGTGAAAAGACGCCTGGGGCCAAATTGGCAATTCGCCGTTTCAGTGGCGCTAGTGTAGAGAGTGTTTTCGTGTGAGGAGATCGCAGTGTTGGTGTGCAGCAGCAGCCGAGATGATCGCCACTCTGTACCGCGCGGTTTTGCGAAGAACCTCGACGTTCGCGCTGGTGGCCGTCGGAGGCGCCTTCATCTTCGAGAGGACCTTCGATTTGATGGCCGACACGCTTTACGAAAACGTCAACCGAGGGGTAAGCGTCAACCAAACGCTGCGTTGCGTTGCGTTGCGTAACTGCCCACTGCCGACTGTCAAAATTCctacaattcaattcaatataatttaatatcctGCATTTTGGTATTCACCTGTTTATGACatcatatgtattcatttgaTAATCCCTCCCATTGTAAATATACCTATTTACATGATGGTCAATGTGAAATCAATTGCGTATAATGTCGATTGTAGATTGTTACTATTGTATTCGTGCGACTAGTAGTACGGTCGCACTGGTCGAACAGATCAATAACGCATTCATATTGTTTTTCAGAAACTGTGGGATGACATCAAACacaaatatgaataataatcgGCTGAATCGCCAAAAGACGTGTCCAGTACCAACCAGCCTCCAACATCACACTCGGAACATTTTATTGTCTTCAATTTAagttatgtaaattatattagaTCAATAAACACAAATGTATAGCTCGCGCTCGTTTCATTTGTCTCATTATTTAAAAGAAAGAATTATGGTGAGCAGGGGCGGCTTGTCCATAGGAACTGTGGAACTGCAGCACCCCAACCTCCCAAATAAGAGTTTATTTCGggatatatttaaaatcgatCCTAATATGTGCAATTATTGAAAGATTGAAATGTGAATTGAAATGGAAGATGTACGTTTAAGATAATTGAAAGAACTGTCAATCTGTCTTCattcatagtataatatatctaaaataaattattctattTAATGAAGAAAAGCACCGTTCCAGTTCTGATGTTAACCTTGGAATCGTAAGAGTTACCTTAATAAGTTTTGATAattcacaaataaaatttaataaatttattaaaactttttttaaatttttctagcATTGGATATGCTTTCACTTCTTGACTAGGTATTTTTTTAAGAGAAGAATTTTCCGATAACTAAATGACTTATAAAAGTGCATCTTTTCTTCATATCGATACAATAGAATTGCATACGCTTTTAGCTTCtgacatttgaatattttcattggcatcaataaaatttttaattttcaatatgacCAGATTGTACGTTCATTCATTGTGATAAATAAGATAATTACTGAGTAAGGGAAGATCCATAAAcgcaaagtaaataaatattatcgtGTATAAGTGTCAAAATAGGCCGGCAAACGGCAATTGTCCAAGTGAAACTTGACGAAATAAAGTGCCTGTTTACTTTACCTGGCTTACTTTAACGAGATCGTAATTGACTcattttctaaagaaaaaaatttggagaatttttttatttatttttcgctatatttacaatctgtttatttaaaacattaagtaaatttttatttttcggtttAATTTGGATCAATTTTATCCAATGGTTATCCGTCCAATTTaggttttttttagtaaaatggtgggtatttacataaatagtatttattaaacgtaaatgaaatatttctacatatacatatgctattTTATTTCTACAACGAAATGGAGAATAATATGGGAGAAAAGTTGAAGAGAATGTACGTCTGTCAATTTGTTTCGTGAACCAGCCAAGGCTTTTCATTCCTCGTCATCTTCAGTGGATGTTCTTTCTTGATCTGTTTTTCCTCTTTTAGGCGCACTCCGCCGTTTTCCAGATGCTGCAAGAATTTTTCTACCTTGCCACCCGCAATGGGTTTAATGTCGCATCTCATTTCGATTATTCCAAACTGTAAGCATCTTCGCGCTAAAATTCTCCCCAGGTTAATGTGAGCGCAGGTGTCCGCATATCTGTAGAGTTGTTTCTTGATGGCCCATTCCGCCGTACTCGCTTCGATGACCGGTCCGTTTTCAAAGTGCACAACCTTCGCGAGAATATGTTTTCCCGAAGCTTCGAGTACCAGCCTGAAATGAACAAGAACACGTAGAGTGAAAACGGGAAATCATTCACGGTGTGATATACTCGGTATGGTAACTACATACTTGTGCCAGAAACTCCTTCCTCTCTCGTCCAGGTGATAGCCGTCGGGTCTGTAACCGATACGCAGCTTCTCCAAATTTCGAGGGTTCCTGTTGAACACGACGGGGGCCACGGAGACGGCGGGACTCGCAGAAGCCGCGGACGACAAGCAGCGACGCAGCATTTCGCTCGCTTCTCCCCGAACCCTGGCTTATTCTAGGTTATGTCTGATCGGCCACAATTGACGTTTCCCACGGCCGTAACCTGTCGGATGTCGCCCTACATCAAAAATAGCGTTTATCATTTTTGGCATTTTGCGATAGATGGTTCACTGGTCGGGCTCACGTTTCACACCCAAAAACCAATGATCTCGATGATCTCAAGTGAAAAAGTcaattatggctcatatttgatgctatatatTTCGTGTtagctgtatatatgtacatacatataaagaaattgCAATGAGACGTTTAGTTGCTAAATCCACGACGTCAgcgaataaattaatatacaaataaatttaaacaaaataaaactattcaaatacatttaataaaatgtttactattagattggccatgtttaagcggtttatattacaaataccgagcgaagccgggtaaaaacactattaagtaataaatagaAAGATAATTGAATAATGTAATAAGCCGAGCAAATGTCGTAAATATGTTCGCGACACGCTCTCTGAAATATCGATGATATCCACCCAAGGCAATTTGATGGGTACTGCCAGAATTATGGAGGGGCGTGTGGCTCGCCAAAGATTTCAGATTACGGCCTTGGAAAACAAGAAATAGCGTTGGAACACGCTGTATTTGATAGCTCCATCAAATACCGTGGTAGATACCTTTAGTGTTAACCAGAGCGGCTCGTGAAAATTCATAGTGGTGGGGCTGCAGAGATaaatcaggctgtagtagcttgTTAACCAAACCagtgatcgaatgaaaacaaaaattgcatgcata containing:
- the ox gene encoding ubiquinol-cytochrome C reductase complex subunit oxen, which translates into the protein MIATLYRAVLRRTSTFALVAVGGAFIFERTFDLMADTLYENVNRGKLWDDIKHKYE
- the mRpL18 gene encoding mitochondrial ribosomal protein L18 → MLRRCLSSAASASPAVSVAPVVFNRNPRNLEKLRIGYRPDGYHLDERGRSFWHKLVLEASGKHILAKVVHFENGPVIEASTAEWAIKKQLYRYADTCAHINLGRILARRCLQFGIIEMRCDIKPIAGGKVEKFLQHLENGGVRLKEEKQIKKEHPLKMTRNEKPWLVHETN